AGAATTCGTCGTAGAGCAGCGCGTCGGGCTTGGTACCGGCGGGCACGGTGGCCGTCACTGCCAGGGTCTTAGGGTCAAATTCAATTACCGTGTTGGTTCTGCCGCAGCTGATGTAGCCGCGCCCCTGCGCCACCACGATGCCGCGCACGCCCGCCGTGCTGGGGATGGTGCCCACCTTGCGGCCGCTGGCTAAGTCCAGCACTTCCACCTGGGTGGCGTGCGAGACGTAGACACGCCCGCCGGCGTGGTCAACGGAGATGTAGTCCCAGCCGCCTTCGCCGCCCACCGGCCAAGTAGTGGCCACGCGGTAGGTAGGCGCGGGGCCCGGCTGGGCCGGGGCCCCGGCAAGGGCCCCCAGCAGGAGAATGGACAGCAGCGGTTGGGTCATGGGGGTGGGCGGCGATTAGCCAGTAGGGGTAAGTGACTTATTATGATATCCTAAGCACAACGCCTCACCCCGCCGGCCCACTACTTGGGGCGCCAGGTGAGGCACACGCCGGGCACGCCGCCGTAGTAGCTGGGCACGATGCCCACGTCGCGGCCGATGGACTTGCGGCCCCAGCGGTTGCGGTGCGTCAGGTAAGCCAGGTGGGCCGACAGGATGCCGAAGCCCGCCCCGGCAAACACGTCGCTCTGCCAGTGTTTTTCGTTGATCATGCGCAGGGCCCCCACGCCGGTGGCGATGGTGTAGGCCCCGATGCCGTACCACGGGCTCTTATCGCGCAGCTCGGTGTGCACAATGCTGGCGGCCAGGAACGCCTGCGCCGTGTGCCCCGACGGAAACGAGAGGTTATCGGAGCCATCGGGCCGCTCCTCGTGGCTCAGGGCCTTCACCACGAAGGTGCTGCTGAGCATGATGGCCTCGCTTTTGGCGATGATGAGCAACAGGTTCACCCGGTCGTTGTGCGACTCGACGCCGGCCAGCGCCACGGCCCCCAACTCCAGGTAGGGCGCAAAAATGAGGTAGTCGGCAATGCGGCTGTTGGACTTCGGGAAGAGGC
This genomic stretch from Hymenobacter sp. PAMC 26628 harbors:
- a CDS encoding phosphatase PAP2 family protein, translating into MAPPAAADTAHKYENPSGVSSSVRKPFFQRKLVRASIVPAILIGYGAYTFNGGGFYTNQDADRDIHRLFPKSNSRIADYLIFAPYLELGAVALAGVESHNDRVNLLLIIAKSEAIMLSSTFVVKALSHEERPDGSDNLSFPSGHTAQAFLAASIVHTELRDKSPWYGIGAYTIATGVGALRMINEKHWQSDVFAGAGFGILSAHLAYLTHRNRWGRKSIGRDVGIVPSYYGGVPGVCLTWRPK